A section of the Streptomyces sp. V3I8 genome encodes:
- a CDS encoding VgrG-related protein produces MAKPSYSNIIHVTLDGKKIPPDYINLLVGGWVDLGAGVPGEFRLTFRDPDREVLGKLNVRFGSKVVIAPVADGQGAGTPLLTGEVTGMETDYDGTGTFTVVRGYDPGHRLMRVRRVAAYRNQTASDIARKLAAMNGIPIGKIKTTKTVYEFISQSNVTDWDFLARLADENEMVMSLDAKGKFEFGEPDPASKAPPVGSPEDPNPRVLRGRVDVLRCRAAVTAADQVDKVEARGWDIPTKKKIVELTKAGTNPAFAIGITPQKAATAFKAAKLVETDTPYDRRPEVKFAAASLADDLTSSFAELEVTVHGNPVLRPGVAIALTDVGVPFEGKYTVTSVRHTFGAGSHYETLVTVSGRQWRSLFGLTSGGGSASPRLPSVANALVTDVQDPLKQGRVKLQFPWLDDAYVSDWTRTVQLGGKAGGGIFPLDVGDEVLVAFDRGALDHPFVIGGLYNGIDKPTVVKDVQLHDPVKKKAIRHTLSDRDGNRVDLLSQQTGGRKQGVRVASGNDKLIINLDRTKTEITVDSKGAVSITGGTSVSVEAGTDLTLSARRSISIRSGGPLTLQGRGIVNLKSLGGAVTVDAMGALNLKALGAASVNAGGTVQINTIGQVGIRAVNVDLMGLVTVNKKPYPIP; encoded by the coding sequence ATGGCGAAGCCGTCCTACTCCAACATCATCCACGTCACCCTCGACGGCAAGAAGATCCCGCCCGACTACATCAACCTGCTGGTCGGCGGCTGGGTCGACCTCGGGGCCGGGGTGCCCGGCGAGTTCCGGCTCACCTTCCGCGACCCGGACCGCGAGGTGCTGGGCAAGCTGAACGTCCGGTTCGGCTCCAAGGTGGTCATCGCCCCCGTCGCCGACGGCCAGGGCGCGGGCACCCCGCTGCTGACCGGCGAGGTCACCGGCATGGAGACCGACTACGACGGCACGGGCACGTTCACCGTCGTCCGCGGGTACGACCCGGGCCACCGCCTGATGCGGGTGCGCCGGGTCGCCGCGTACCGCAACCAGACCGCCTCCGACATCGCGCGCAAGCTGGCCGCGATGAACGGCATCCCCATCGGGAAGATCAAGACCACCAAGACCGTCTACGAGTTCATCAGCCAGTCGAACGTGACGGACTGGGACTTCCTCGCGCGGCTCGCCGACGAGAACGAGATGGTGATGTCCCTGGACGCCAAGGGGAAGTTCGAGTTCGGCGAGCCGGACCCGGCCTCCAAGGCGCCCCCGGTGGGCTCCCCCGAGGACCCGAACCCCCGGGTGCTGCGGGGCAGGGTCGACGTCCTGCGCTGCCGGGCCGCCGTCACCGCCGCCGACCAGGTCGACAAGGTCGAGGCGCGCGGCTGGGACATCCCGACCAAGAAGAAGATCGTCGAGCTCACGAAGGCGGGCACAAACCCCGCCTTCGCCATCGGGATCACCCCGCAGAAGGCGGCCACGGCCTTCAAGGCCGCCAAGCTGGTCGAGACCGACACCCCGTACGACCGCCGACCCGAGGTGAAGTTCGCCGCCGCCTCCCTCGCCGACGACCTCACCTCCTCGTTCGCCGAGCTGGAGGTCACGGTGCACGGCAATCCCGTGCTGCGGCCCGGCGTGGCCATCGCGCTCACCGACGTGGGCGTCCCCTTCGAGGGCAAGTACACCGTCACCTCCGTACGGCACACCTTCGGCGCGGGCAGTCACTACGAGACGCTGGTGACCGTGAGCGGCCGGCAGTGGCGCTCGCTGTTCGGCCTGACGTCGGGCGGCGGGTCGGCCTCGCCCCGGCTGCCGAGCGTGGCGAACGCGCTGGTCACCGATGTGCAGGACCCGCTCAAGCAGGGGCGGGTGAAGCTGCAGTTCCCGTGGCTGGACGACGCGTACGTCAGCGACTGGACGCGGACCGTGCAGCTGGGCGGCAAGGCGGGCGGCGGGATCTTCCCGCTGGACGTCGGCGACGAGGTGCTGGTCGCCTTCGACCGGGGCGCGCTCGACCACCCCTTCGTCATCGGCGGCCTCTACAACGGCATCGACAAGCCGACCGTGGTGAAGGACGTGCAGCTGCACGACCCGGTCAAGAAGAAGGCGATCCGGCACACCCTGTCCGACCGGGACGGCAACCGGGTGGACCTGCTCAGCCAGCAGACCGGCGGGCGCAAGCAGGGCGTCCGGGTGGCCAGCGGCAACGACAAGCTGATCATCAACCTGGACCGCACCAAGACCGAGATCACCGTGGACAGCAAGGGCGCCGTCAGCATCACGGGCGGCACCTCGGTGTCCGTCGAGGCGGGTACCGATCTCACGCTCAGCGCCCGGCGCAGCATCAGCATCAGGAGCGGCGGTCCGCTCACCCTCCAGGGCCGCGGGATCGTCAACCTCAAGTCGCTCGGCGGCGCGGTGACCGTCGACGCGATGGGCGCGCTCAACCTCAAGGCGCTCGGCGCCGCGTCGGTGAACGCGGGCGGCACCGTGCAGATCAACACCATCGGCCAGGTGGGCATCCGGGCCGTCAACGTCGACCTCATGGGCCTCGTGACGGTCAACAAGAAGCCGTACCCGATCCCGTGA
- a CDS encoding LysM peptidoglycan-binding domain-containing protein, translating into MAKGSKGGAGKSLVRATLAIHEPPVGSSTTPGGLIKTFNFDFNPSQLQLTRRATWKSTPAAAVRNGTVPEFMGPEPRQMTVEIFLDTSTKPTSNVVLKNVESLLDCCEVTAKSIAAKQPSPPWVVFQWGSFSTARFTAYVSSVDVTYSLFGTTGVPIRATCQVALHEIPSTTKGQNPTSGSLTAQRVHRVVAGDSLQSLAWREYGNAAAWRAIAESNGIDDPSRLPTGIELVLPAAEEVRF; encoded by the coding sequence ATGGCCAAGGGAAGCAAGGGCGGCGCGGGCAAGAGCCTCGTGCGGGCCACACTCGCCATCCACGAACCGCCCGTCGGCTCCAGCACCACGCCGGGCGGTCTGATCAAGACGTTCAACTTCGACTTCAACCCGTCGCAGCTCCAGCTGACCCGGCGCGCCACGTGGAAGTCCACACCGGCTGCGGCCGTGCGCAACGGCACGGTCCCGGAGTTCATGGGGCCCGAGCCGCGCCAGATGACGGTCGAGATCTTCCTGGACACGTCCACGAAGCCGACCAGCAACGTGGTGCTGAAGAACGTGGAGTCGCTGCTGGACTGCTGCGAGGTGACGGCCAAGAGCATCGCCGCGAAGCAGCCGTCGCCGCCCTGGGTGGTGTTCCAGTGGGGCTCGTTCTCCACGGCCCGCTTCACCGCGTACGTGAGTTCCGTGGACGTCACCTACTCGCTGTTCGGTACGACCGGTGTGCCGATCCGGGCCACCTGCCAGGTGGCGCTGCACGAGATCCCCAGCACGACCAAGGGGCAGAACCCCACCTCCGGCTCGCTCACCGCGCAGCGGGTGCACCGGGTCGTCGCGGGCGACTCCCTGCAGTCGCTGGCCTGGCGCGAGTACGGCAACGCGGCCGCCTGGCGCGCGATCGCCGAGAGCAACGGCATCGACGACCCCTCGCGCCTGCCCACCGGCATCGAGCTCGTCCTCCCGGCCGCCGAGGAGGTGCGTTTCTGA
- a CDS encoding phage tail protein, which produces MPRDLDPGSTIFFTLTIDGESLGYFNGCEGLSSAVEIEHHQEGGNNGFVWQLPSRVTFSNIRLTRPLTPDTTKVAAWISSVATGIKRPTAQIAALRADGSEVAHWGLIDVLPVSWTGPSLDPANPSVATEVLEITHHGFTD; this is translated from the coding sequence ATGCCCCGCGATCTCGACCCGGGCTCCACCATCTTCTTCACCCTGACCATCGACGGCGAGAGCCTCGGGTACTTCAACGGGTGCGAAGGGCTCTCGTCCGCGGTGGAGATCGAGCACCACCAGGAGGGCGGCAACAACGGGTTCGTCTGGCAGCTTCCGTCGCGCGTCACCTTCTCCAACATCCGGCTGACCCGGCCGCTGACGCCCGACACCACCAAGGTCGCGGCCTGGATCTCCTCCGTGGCCACCGGCATCAAGCGGCCCACCGCGCAGATCGCCGCGCTGCGCGCGGACGGCTCGGAGGTGGCGCACTGGGGGCTGATCGACGTGCTGCCGGTGAGCTGGACGGGCCCCTCCCTGGACCCGGCCAACCCGAGCGTGGCCACCGAGGTCCTGGAGATCACGCACCACGGGTTCACGGACTGA
- a CDS encoding phage tail protein → MRGSIDGLGSSSPIGMTLPAVFADDDLAQRFVGGLDDVLAPILAVLDNLDSYFTPSLAPVDFTRWLAGWVGAETDGSEPEDRLRAAVAAAAFLHRVRGTSRGLSEAVRLVFGVAPEITESGGASWDARPLGPVPGDRRPRLHVALRLPDPTRADEHRLDSLVAAARPAHMPYTVQVTAAERTPER, encoded by the coding sequence GTGAGGGGCTCCATCGACGGGCTGGGGTCCTCCTCGCCCATCGGGATGACGCTGCCGGCCGTGTTCGCCGACGACGACCTGGCGCAGCGGTTCGTCGGCGGGCTCGACGACGTGCTCGCGCCGATCCTGGCCGTCCTGGACAACCTGGACTCCTACTTCACGCCGAGCCTCGCGCCGGTGGACTTCACCCGGTGGCTGGCGGGCTGGGTCGGCGCCGAGACCGACGGCAGCGAGCCCGAGGACCGGCTGCGGGCCGCCGTCGCCGCCGCCGCGTTCCTGCACCGGGTACGGGGCACCAGCCGCGGCCTGTCCGAGGCGGTGCGCCTGGTGTTCGGCGTGGCCCCGGAGATCACCGAGAGCGGCGGCGCCTCCTGGGACGCCCGGCCGCTCGGCCCGGTCCCCGGCGACCGCCGCCCCCGCCTGCACGTCGCCCTGCGGCTGCCCGACCCGACCCGCGCCGACGAACACCGCCTCGACAGCCTCGTGGCGGCCGCCCGTCCCGCCCACATGCCCTACACGGTCCAGGTGACCGCTGCCGAAAGGACTCCCGAGAGATGA
- a CDS encoding putative baseplate assembly protein: MALPSPNLDDRRFQQFVDDAKRYIQQRAPEWTDHNVSDPGVTLVETVAHMADQIVYRLNRVPEKNHLAFLDLVGITLFPPSAARTDVTFWLSAPQDEAVLLPMGTEVATTRTESEEAAVFATERELTLVPCELRHLVVQRSGEPGTDRTADLAEGKDLMCFTESPRPGDCMLLGLSAAVPHCAVAMELDSRVDGVGVDPRQPPLVWEAWTEDGWVGCEVDRDGTGGLNRPGEVVLHVPGAHTLSRTGGQEAGWLRCRVTEPLPGQPFYTTSPTVRSVEAFTLGGTTSAVHAETVYDEALGESTGLPGQRLRLAHAPVVGDTPPVLLQTAEHDGWSDWEVVPSFAASTPYDRHITLDASTGDIAFGPAVREPDGGLRQYGAVAPKGAVIRAARYRTGGGRSGNVARGAVQVLRTSVPYVSEVVNREAARGGVDGETVEEAKTRAPITLRAQERAVTLRDYEELARRAAPETARITCLEGDEGEHGAYAVRVLVVPQAVPDPGGRLRFEQLVPGDDLLRRITRHLDERRLIGTRLAVGPPFYQGITVVATVHAFRGTDTDRVRRQAHDALYRHLDPLTGGADGRGWPFGRPVQSGEVFAVLQRVPGVELVDEVQLHPADPLTGKRGDPTDRIDLDAPSLVFSFDHRVRVIGDRP; this comes from the coding sequence ATGGCCCTGCCCTCCCCGAACCTCGACGACCGGCGCTTCCAGCAGTTCGTCGACGACGCCAAGCGCTACATCCAGCAGCGCGCCCCGGAGTGGACCGACCACAACGTCTCCGACCCCGGCGTCACCCTCGTCGAGACGGTCGCCCACATGGCCGACCAGATCGTCTACCGCCTCAACCGGGTCCCGGAGAAGAACCACCTGGCGTTCCTGGACCTGGTGGGCATCACGCTCTTCCCGCCCTCCGCGGCGCGTACGGACGTCACGTTCTGGCTGTCCGCGCCGCAGGACGAGGCCGTGCTGCTGCCGATGGGCACCGAGGTGGCCACCACGCGCACCGAGAGCGAGGAGGCCGCGGTCTTCGCCACCGAGCGCGAACTGACGCTCGTACCGTGCGAGTTGCGTCACCTCGTGGTCCAGCGCAGCGGGGAGCCCGGCACCGACAGGACCGCCGACCTCGCCGAGGGCAAGGACCTGATGTGCTTCACCGAGTCCCCGCGGCCCGGGGACTGCATGCTGCTCGGGCTGAGCGCCGCCGTGCCGCACTGCGCGGTCGCGATGGAGCTGGACAGCCGGGTCGACGGTGTCGGCGTGGACCCGCGGCAGCCCCCGCTGGTGTGGGAGGCGTGGACCGAGGACGGCTGGGTCGGGTGCGAGGTCGACCGGGACGGCACGGGCGGTCTGAACCGGCCGGGCGAGGTCGTCCTGCACGTGCCCGGCGCGCACACCCTGTCCCGCACCGGCGGGCAGGAGGCGGGCTGGCTGCGCTGCCGGGTCACCGAGCCGCTGCCCGGCCAGCCGTTCTACACGACCTCGCCGACCGTGCGGTCCGTGGAGGCGTTCACGCTCGGCGGCACCACCTCGGCCGTGCACGCCGAGACCGTGTACGACGAGGCGCTGGGCGAGTCCACCGGCCTGCCCGGCCAGCGGCTGCGGCTGGCCCACGCGCCCGTGGTGGGCGACACCCCGCCGGTGCTGCTGCAGACCGCCGAGCACGACGGCTGGAGCGACTGGGAGGTCGTCCCGTCGTTCGCCGCGTCCACCCCGTACGACCGGCACATCACCCTGGACGCCTCGACCGGTGACATCGCCTTCGGCCCGGCGGTGCGGGAGCCCGACGGCGGCCTGCGCCAGTACGGGGCGGTGGCCCCCAAGGGCGCCGTCATCCGCGCCGCGCGCTACCGCACCGGCGGCGGGCGGTCCGGGAACGTCGCGCGCGGCGCCGTCCAGGTGCTGCGCACGTCCGTCCCGTACGTCTCCGAGGTCGTCAACCGGGAGGCCGCGCGCGGCGGGGTCGACGGGGAGACGGTGGAGGAGGCGAAGACCCGGGCGCCGATCACCCTGCGCGCCCAGGAGCGGGCGGTGACCCTGCGCGACTACGAGGAACTGGCCCGCCGGGCGGCCCCCGAGACGGCCAGGATCACCTGCCTGGAGGGCGACGAGGGCGAGCACGGGGCGTACGCGGTACGGGTGCTGGTCGTCCCGCAGGCCGTCCCCGACCCCGGTGGCCGGCTGCGCTTCGAGCAACTCGTCCCCGGTGACGACCTGTTGCGCCGCATCACCCGCCACCTCGACGAACGGCGCCTGATCGGGACCCGGCTGGCGGTCGGCCCGCCCTTCTACCAGGGCATCACGGTGGTCGCGACGGTGCACGCGTTCCGCGGCACCGACACGGACCGGGTCCGCCGCCAGGCGCACGACGCCCTGTACCGCCACCTCGACCCGCTGACCGGCGGCGCCGACGGCCGCGGCTGGCCCTTCGGCCGGCCCGTCCAGTCCGGCGAGGTCTTCGCCGTGCTCCAGCGCGTCCCGGGCGTCGAGCTGGTCGACGAGGTCCAGCTCCACCCCGCCGACCCCCTGACCGGCAAGCGCGGCGACCCGACCGACCGCATCGACCTGGACGCCCCGTCCCTGGTCTTCTCCTTCGACCACCGCGTCCGAGTGATCGGAGACCGCCCGTGA
- a CDS encoding GPW/gp25 family protein translates to MAEQFVGSGWAFPLRIGPTGGIALVSGEREVEEAIRLVLATAPGERPMRPEFGCAIHDLVFAPVNEATAGRIQHEVYTSLDRWEPRIEVSDVEVTAGGETDQGVLFIDVRYSIRGTNNPRSLVFPFYVIPSHEEPGATGPGDSPESDR, encoded by the coding sequence ATGGCCGAGCAGTTCGTCGGTTCCGGCTGGGCGTTCCCGCTGCGCATCGGCCCCACCGGGGGCATCGCCCTGGTCAGCGGGGAGCGCGAGGTCGAGGAGGCCATCCGGCTCGTCCTCGCGACCGCGCCGGGCGAGCGGCCGATGCGCCCCGAGTTCGGCTGCGCCATCCACGACCTGGTGTTCGCCCCGGTCAACGAGGCCACCGCGGGCCGCATCCAGCACGAGGTGTACACGAGCCTCGACCGCTGGGAGCCGCGCATCGAGGTGAGCGACGTCGAGGTGACCGCCGGCGGCGAGACCGACCAGGGTGTGCTCTTCATCGACGTCCGCTACTCGATCCGCGGTACCAACAACCCGCGCAGCCTCGTCTTCCCCTTCTACGTCATCCCCTCCCACGAGGAGCCCGGCGCCACCGGCCCGGGCGACTCCCCTGAAAGCGACCGCTGA
- a CDS encoding zinc ribbon domain-containing protein, producing MTSQTSGTGREPARSCAECGTRAEPGQSFCDSCGAVLGWSGSTDRSAAAPVAAGAAAAPARDSAAGHAGGGTGAARTGQDGTPAASTAPAVPATLATPAATTATGGRPAGDETHGRGDGPVGTGGSDGGGDSRQHAGAGSGAGAGASGAGAGADSGTGSAQGSAEAPLPYPEPAGFGSTPASGATGTGATGSGAGAFGAGASGTGASGTGGSGTGAGAGSTPGTPVAPVTPAADVFAALAPGTADRPLSPDADTEPRVGLGHGAPAPSAAATADERARSLLIPVNDPEPRAAAIPVVAPVLPGRPVADRPQVRAPGPAAGPETGPPCPWCATPNRPDRHFCGRCAMPMAGGPRPPERQTWWRRLLNLRGSETPWAGDRPRLRRGFGRIMNWVVGAVVLGLIITLVVNIGDGVNATRDHFSKRAAVAPDSVRASRSYPGHSPQLAFDMLNNTWWGPGVSQSGEGEWVEARFDQPTRLLDLIITPGTSTKVDQLQQSALPHRIEAKITTADGKTSTRIINLDQTAGGQRRKFRVGAVVKVRFTLQSAYHADAKKQVAIAEIEFFGRSNSNNS from the coding sequence ATGACCAGCCAGACCTCCGGCACGGGACGGGAGCCGGCGCGCAGCTGTGCCGAGTGCGGCACCCGCGCGGAGCCCGGCCAGTCCTTCTGCGACTCCTGCGGTGCGGTACTCGGCTGGTCCGGGAGCACGGACCGGTCCGCCGCGGCCCCGGTGGCCGCGGGAGCCGCCGCCGCACCGGCCCGCGACTCCGCGGCCGGCCACGCCGGCGGCGGTACGGGGGCGGCCCGCACAGGCCAGGACGGGACCCCGGCGGCCTCCACGGCCCCTGCGGTTCCCGCGACCCTCGCGACGCCCGCGGCGACGACCGCGACCGGTGGCCGCCCCGCCGGGGACGAGACCCACGGGCGGGGCGACGGGCCGGTTGGCACCGGCGGCTCGGACGGGGGCGGCGACTCACGGCAGCACGCCGGTGCGGGCTCCGGTGCGGGCGCAGGCGCGTCCGGCGCCGGTGCCGGCGCCGACTCCGGCACCGGCTCCGCACAGGGGTCCGCCGAGGCACCGCTGCCGTACCCCGAGCCCGCGGGCTTCGGCAGCACCCCGGCATCCGGCGCGACCGGGACCGGGGCCACCGGATCCGGCGCGGGCGCGTTCGGCGCGGGCGCGTCCGGCACGGGCGCATCCGGAACCGGCGGATCCGGCACGGGCGCCGGTGCCGGAAGCACCCCGGGCACCCCGGTCGCTCCGGTCACCCCGGCCGCCGACGTCTTCGCCGCCCTCGCCCCCGGCACCGCCGACCGCCCCCTGTCGCCCGACGCGGACACCGAGCCGCGGGTGGGCCTGGGCCACGGCGCCCCGGCCCCCTCCGCCGCCGCCACTGCGGACGAGCGGGCCAGGTCCCTCCTCATCCCGGTGAACGACCCCGAACCCCGGGCCGCCGCCATCCCCGTCGTCGCCCCGGTACTGCCGGGCCGCCCGGTCGCGGACCGCCCCCAGGTCCGCGCCCCGGGCCCCGCCGCGGGCCCGGAGACCGGTCCGCCGTGCCCCTGGTGCGCCACCCCCAACCGACCCGACCGGCACTTCTGCGGCCGTTGCGCCATGCCCATGGCGGGCGGCCCGCGCCCGCCGGAGCGGCAGACCTGGTGGCGCCGGCTGCTCAACCTGCGCGGCTCGGAGACCCCGTGGGCGGGCGACCGCCCCCGCCTGCGCCGCGGCTTCGGACGCATCATGAACTGGGTCGTCGGCGCCGTCGTGCTGGGCCTGATCATCACCCTCGTCGTCAACATCGGCGACGGGGTGAACGCCACCCGCGACCACTTCTCCAAGCGCGCCGCGGTCGCCCCGGACAGCGTGCGCGCGTCCCGCTCGTACCCCGGCCACAGCCCGCAGCTCGCCTTCGACATGCTCAACAACACCTGGTGGGGGCCGGGGGTCTCGCAGTCCGGTGAGGGCGAGTGGGTGGAGGCCCGCTTCGACCAGCCGACCCGGCTGCTGGACCTCATCATCACCCCCGGCACCTCGACCAAGGTGGACCAGCTCCAGCAGTCGGCCCTCCCGCACCGCATCGAGGCGAAGATCACCACCGCCGACGGGAAGACGAGCACCCGGATCATCAACCTCGACCAGACCGCGGGCGGCCAGCGCCGCAAGTTCCGGGTCGGCGCGGTCGTCAAGGTGCGGTTCACCCTGCAGTCGGCCTACCACGCCGACGCGAAGAAGCAGGTGGCGATCGCCGAGATCGAGTTCTTCGGCCGCTCCAACAGCAACAACTCGTGA